The DNA segment tatagttgcaagtataattgtgtactaatttgtgtaataatgtgatgtgattgatcaaaaagtaaattttattgaaaacaatattaatttaaattttaagtacgaataaatcagtattgatacacagattagtgcgcgactatgcttgtatgtagcaaaacttttaatttaaaagagtGGATATACAAGACTTATACTTTAAACTTAAGtgatttgatatattatattatattataaaattaattatattataaaataaatataacatataatataaaattatatctatttataaatttatatttagaaATTTTGTTACGAGTATAGTACTTTATCTCTGACTTTAAAACTCTATCAGAAGGCGTTGGGAAAGCTAGCACACAGCCATGCACGCTAATGGGAATGGGGTCCATATGGTTTGAAAATGTGCCCAATTTGGTTGCCTGTCCATTAAAGTTTAATACCTGCATGCTTCTGTGAGAGGGACAATCAATGCTTTCTAattcagtttttctttatatatatatatatataaactaagatgagctatacataaatatatatatatatatatatatatatatataaatatgtatctagatatatattaaaacgattttattttttctagacCTATAGATTAAAACATGTATACATGAGCtgatataatgatatatataatataagtactATCGTCGTAAAATGATCTTATGAAAGCATATTCATAAACTGACATGTTATCAatatgatttgttaaatttattttataataaaattagatatataattaaccgtatcacatatatatttttatataatttatttgtgattaaatcatttttttctcctttaaatTCAACAACACTGAAAAATATGACCTGTAATTCAAGTTTATGTGGCCGAATGAAAATTCCTTCCTTTGTTGGTTGTTTCACTATCAGTTCAAGCtgtttgaagtttgaaactCTAATGTTAGTTTCCttctaatttttaacttttggcATCTCAATATTAGTGCCCGACTGGACCGGATTTCCAGACACCAAAAGCAGGAAACTGTACAGGCAAAGAAAGCCAGCGCATGCAGTTTTCACCGATTAATTTGCAGAAAAAggcacattaattaattataaccaTTGCATGATTCAAGAGTACTTAGAACTTGTTTGACTCTGATGATTGCTCTCTATTCAGGATTGGATGCAGCTAGCCATGCAGGATACAACTTTTGATTTCCGTGAAATTGACTGCTTGACTTTATGCATGATCGCAAACCATTCAAGCAAAACTTTTCGGTTCGGTTTCGGGCATaaaattttctctctcaattttaaaatttttaattataaatttctcaaatttatatataaaatataataaataattcaatttttttaactttttttaaatcttaaaatataatatattatatcttaaaatttaaaattctcatctctaaatTCTCTACTATAAAACCGACCTTCgtctcattttttaaagaaaaatatttaattttacttaaaaatttttataattaatctaatagttttaagattaaaatctCATGCCGAGCAAAAGCATGAATTCGTGGGCTCTACTAGCATTAAAGGCCTACGGAAAAGGCCATACCCGGGAAGCAACGCAAGAAGACTAGACCTAACCAACTACAGGCCTAATCTACCTAATTTATTGCCCTACAGTTTTTGGGTCTTAATTCTTTGGGAAATGATACTCAAACCGCTCCCGCTgacattttgaatttttttttttaaatttcgtaattaaaaatgtattattaaaaaattataaatttttatttttttaaaaaatatatatagaaaagacaaaaaaaaaaaaaaaaaaactacacttACACATAATGGTAACTCCCAATGATAGCTGAGAGCGAGCAGCGTCGTACTAATTTTTTCATAcgtgattttaaataattaataaaaaaataattttataatgatgtgatattacgtttaaaaaacttatatataatgttttcaaaaagtaaaaatatagttacaagtataattatgtactaatttatgtactaatatgatatgattgatcaaaaagtatattttattaaaaatgatattaatttaaattttaaatatgaatgaatcagtattgatatacagattaatacgcaattatatttatatataataaaactcttttaaaaaaaaatatctgcaCGTAATTATGGTAAGTTCTCTCATTTCTCCTTCTAAATAAAGAGTTATTTTTATATGCATGTCGGAACAAATTACTACGGTAtcaataatatattactatactTGATGTGAAAGTAGTACATATGTGGGTCCACGCGCTCATGAAAATTTCCAATTTCTCTATCATCCAACAGTATTTGACGGAAAGAAAATGTCACACACTCCTTAGGTTTTTCGCTTAATCAttttaaacttatttattttatttaataattaataaaataattaaaaataaaattttaattaaacatattaaaaaacaatCCCGCAATTGATAAGTGCTGGCGGCCCATCTTGACAAAAATTCTCCGCATATTTGACAGTGTGAGTGGACCTTTTAACTCAATTATAATAGATGCTGCATTAATTGTCCTATGACTGACGACACTGATCAGATTATAATGCGTATGATAATGCCAAATTATTAGAGCTCACTTGTCCATTCTAAAGCATATATTCCTGTTTTTAATCATGTTCGGGTAGTGTTAGTATGTTACCTTAAATAGGTTAGCTATATataatttgagtaatattaaatatagttgTGGAGTATATAAGTATCgtttaattcttaaaaaaaagagtgagattaattattaaaaaattaatttttttatatagatattgtatttatttatttttttagagagaTTGTATggtatttatatattctataactgtaaatatcatttctcttataattTAGAGATGATTCAAATAGTAAAGGTCTTAGTTTTGGCAGTATACTCCATCTAGATCTAAGTTCGAATCTTTTTGAATGTAAGTAATTTTTAGGAATCATTGGACTagagaaatttttattaaattaattatccACTGCACAATTATAAGGAACTCCTTGTCAAAAGCCTATATACCTCCGAAATTAATCAGGACTGAGTACCAAAAAAGAAACTAGCTATtcttttgtgaatttattttcttttttctttatcattaaaattttatttcacgGTTAAAGGGGCCATTactcatcatcaaaaaggatATGAAAGGGTACTCTGACTCATGTAGCTAGTCATCACCATATAACAGCTCATTTAAATGGAAAGTAACAATGATATGAAACATGCAGCATGTATCTTATTCACAGTTGATCGCCTTTAACCTAATCACAAAGATGCCCCACTtcaatttaggaaaaaaaatagtattcttttttttcaatagtGCATGGCAGAATATTCATTTTTGAGGTGATCTATTCAGtgcttatattatttatttatcgtCGATTTGTTTaacaataaaagttaaatataagTGTCCAGATCGAGTTGATATATCTTCGTACTTAGTGctgaaatgaatatttttttttgctcGTGGCAGGAACTTATAAGAAAATAgagatttattaattatatatttattattatggacaTGATGCAGAACAACTAGGATATTGAGCTTTATAGCCTATATAGATGCGGTCGCTTCTTACCCATTCAACTTATTCTTGTGTGTTTCTGGGTACATTATTATTCACGTAGCTTTCcgatttgattttcttttttccaggGGAATCAAAGGCGTTTGGCAATATTCTCGTAGCATAGCAATTTTCGAATATATGTAAAAATCTTATCACTATGTGTGATTGTGAAACAAAGGTAGCTAGGAATTAGTTGACATCGATCTCAGACATCTCGATCGTGGTGCATGCTCGCTCtaactaattaatatttattgttatttagaGAATATATATTCCAATATCCAATTCGAAAGCCACATCTCAGCTGGAAATCTTGAAGCTGTATCTTCTTAAAAAAGTCTTTATGATTTTCATTTGGTATGCTTTTTGGTCCTTATAATACAGATACATGACTTAAAACGGAATCAGTAAACCATCTTGAAACTTCCAAGTAACAGACAAAAACATGCCCAGATAAGGATCATTAGCATGCAACAGTTAACGTGTGATTGGCTCCAAAGCATGAATCATGTGTTGGGACGACGACGATGATTGATGGTACGTACTTCAGACAACGAGGAAAACGACGAAGATTTTTTTGGTATACCGCTACTGCTAGTGTTGATATAATGACGATGATGTAAAGATCGAGAAACTTGCCAAAAACGCGTACTACATGACATTCTTTAAATGATTAGGACAGAGCCCAGAAAGGGAACGACAATAATTTTGCAGAAAATAGCTTGggatattaattttcatcacTGATTATTTATTAAACCAGGCAAATTAATTACAgtgacattatatatatatacaaaagacttcagagagagagagaggagtagaTAGAGAGGAATCCGAGATCAGGATCCTGTTAACCcttttactcttttttcttttatctggtTTTTATATGGAGGGTAGACCAAACCAAaacatctatttatttatttacttttaaagaAAAGGGCCACAATATAATTTAGTAATTAGCTTGAAACCTCTTCCAAAAGCTTATATCTTCTCACCTTATTCCTGAACAAAGGCCGCCTGGTGGTGACTCCAATTCTGTTTGATATCTCCTCTGACTTCGTTCTCCTCGGCTTCTCCTCCATACGAGCATTGGTGATGATCCTCTTTCGTGCCGATGGCGACGGTGCTCCTCCCGGCGATCTGATCTGTTTCTTGATGGGGCCATTGAGTTTTAACTGCGAAGTGCTTCTTTGACCCTTTAGAATTGCAAGACTGTCACCGTTTCCATTCCTTTTGTTGTTCTTGCGCTCATCTTCACCTTGGTTCTTGTTCGATGATGAAGAGTTGGAGGAATTCTGTGACTTTTCTTTGGGGTCCTGCTTTTGACTCAGACACCAATTGCAAATCCGATAAGACTCGTCCTTCGGGTAGAGATTGCTACAGTACCTTTAAAGATTGAATTGTTAAGAAGAAACATTAACTCGTCATGAACAATCAGAAATAAAGACGGCGAGGCGCCCCCGTAAATtaaatccaatatatatatagtaaaaaaaaaataagacccAAAAGGCAAAACCAAAAGTAATTAGTTTTTGGTAGGGTACCTGTGCTGCGATCTGAATTCGCAAACTTTGCATTGGAAAAGCTCGTGGGAGAAACCATAATCCCCACACATGCAACACTCGAGGCCAGGCTTCGACGCAACAACATTTGTAATGTCTTTATTTGTTGTCATAGTATCACTCTTtcatcgagagagagagagagagagagagagatgatgggGGTGGCTATAACTAGGCAGACGACCATACAACAAAAAGCCTCGAcggtgttttatatatatatagaaattgaaTATTTTGGTATCAATTTCGGCGACGCCGTTGTGTGTCAAAAGTAGTATTATAATTTCCAATATACTTTTTGCCAAATAAAAGAATCCATAATATTTGAGGTTGAGAGtcatataattaaaacattCTTCCCAAGTCTCCGTCTTTATAAAATTAGATGGCCGGCCCagtcaaaaagttaaaaaaaaaaaatgatgatcaCAGAATGTTAGATTAGGTTGATActcgttaaaaaaatatatttcataaaacaaAAGAAGCCTAATTTGCCCCCGCAACCACCATGTAAATTTccgataatatatataaaaaaaaatgtaattaattttcccgattggaatataaaaaaaaacgaAATACTTAagttataaagagattatacaaaaatattaaacttataAAGTGACATACGTAGCTTGATTGTAATACATcagattataatattaattttatcataaagtatatTAAATAGATCACATgaaatcacgttaatttatagatttattttttatgtaatctcattgtgattattattattattacttttgtctacattttatgtgatttttattatttttttaaaccaaatgGCCGGTGATGGTAAGCAAAAAATAGTTGGTAAGAAAGTAGCAATACATTGCCTTTTGTGAATGCGTACGAGGTACTAATATTGATTCACAATTCAAAACCTAATGCTAGTGTACAATATTATAGATCTGGATGGTTGCCACCTCTTAACTTGTCTCTAACCCTATTTTTTACTCAAACCCAATTTGCTGATGATGCTTCCGAGtcaatgaaagaaaacaaaacgcgttacattaaataaatatatatatatacatgtagcatgcagcttatatatattatatattaaccaaGCTTAGGTGTGATGGTCACATCTTTGATGCCACGTACATACGACGACTGGccttaaggaaaaatattacaCAGAACGACGAGGCTTGTTTTGAATGAAAATGAGTAGCCATTTCTCATTTAATATCCGTACGTCGTGTACAATTATTAAATCTCTCTCTAGTCTACTTTGCTTGAACGCTAGCTCTTGGTAATATTGCCAGTTCACGCACGCTGGATTTATGGTCAAGATATCCCTCATCTGACTGTCTCTATATATGCATcctacttaattattaaattatgttaCATGATCAGTTGTTGGCTAACTTATCTGTATCTGAATAAATTTAACAACTTTTTCATCGGCAATTTGTATCTGAATATAAATGACTCGTGGCATGTATATTGCATAATCGGATAGTTGGCTAATCAAACTAACGACTGATATATATTTCTAGAGAGTTGATAACTCATTCCTGATCAcatcagtaaaatatataagaaacatgtaaaaatgactgtataaaataatgaattatgGACTAAAGAAAGTTAATTCACATGTTGTGATTTGTCTTTCACTTTTTATCCCAAGGGGTCGTTTCTGAAATTTAGTTGACGTAAGATCACTCGCTGCCACtcaatttcaatctctttattCTCAACAATAAATTGGAGTTGACCCATAGTTGAGCCGACTCAATGGTAAGGTTATTTAGGCCATTACCTAAAAGCCCTCACTTATCATGTAAggcttttaaaattaaaaatgagatattttttaaaaataaaaaccatttcattaaataaaatttaaaattttcaatgtaTGCAAGGCcccataatataaaatttaatatttaatacaataaatcatttatattttaaataatctcTTAAGATCTTACTAAATTGAGGTACAAAATTTACATTGAGATCTCGTTTTAagttgtattatatataaattcaaaaaacctttatttaaagattttacataaaatctcatttttttgaaaattttgaaaatatttcatataataatttatattttattgtattataattacGAATGACTAACTTAAATTTCGTCTTAGACCTCAATTTGTATTAAGCCGCCCACCGACAGAAACTCTCACAGCCATTTTATATCTGATCTACTCGGATCCCAGATTCAATGCAAATTAATCATCAGGTAATACCGTTATACCCTAACCACCCAAATTCAATTGCACCAATACtcatatttatgtatgtatgcatcAGTGAtacaacatgcatgcatgcatcagtGCTGACCAATATATTGGCCGGCAAGTTACTTGGTTGTACACTTGAATGATTGATTATGTTTGTTTAAGTTAACACTCTAGGACCACTTCTGGTCAGAATCATACAGCCAAGACTCTCCAGTCCTATTGGCAGTTCTCTAATCTAATAGCACGACCTAAGCTATTGATGTGCATTAGGCGATGTACTTCCATATTGcagttatataaaaaataaaagaaatgttttctataaaaaaaagttgaagacAAATACATTAGAAACTGATATGTCAAattgagaaatttttttattataaagcaaatCTAGCGGTATATTTGAAGAGACcaatttataaaagtaacttttttaattctctATAAAACTAAGACCAAGAGAGtacaaaataaagaaacccaCGCCAGAATATTGCCGGTATTTTGGGCTGTAACTTGGCGTAATTGATGTGAGAGGGCTTGAGATTTTGAACACCACACGTAAACTCCTACTAGACCATCACAATATTGATTTCAactacattattatttattctctttgactatttttttattttactagaATCCATAACAATatcccgactaatcccgagtGCACAA comes from the Carya illinoinensis cultivar Pawnee chromosome 8, C.illinoinensisPawnee_v1, whole genome shotgun sequence genome and includes:
- the LOC122319049 gene encoding uncharacterized protein LOC122319049, giving the protein MTTNKDITNVVASKPGLECCMCGDYGFSHELFQCKVCEFRSQHRYCSNLYPKDESYRICNWCLSQKQDPKEKSQNSSNSSSSNKNQGEDERKNNKRNGNGDSLAILKGQRSTSQLKLNGPIKKQIRSPGGAPSPSARKRIITNARMEEKPRRTKSEEISNRIGVTTRRPLFRNKVRRYKLLEEVSS